From a region of the Falco cherrug isolate bFalChe1 chromosome 9, bFalChe1.pri, whole genome shotgun sequence genome:
- the CERCAM gene encoding inactive glycosyltransferase 25 family member 3: MGAAGPLCALLLLLGIGTGTGPGPVAPRVVLALLARNAQHSLPHCLGALERMDYPAGSIALWCATDHNSDNTTAMLREWLGAVGKDYHSVAWKVQEEPSSYPDELGPKHWSDKRYENLMRLKQEALTYAREQQADYILFVDTDSILTNNQTLKFLMAQNKSVVAPMLDSQTFYSNFWCGITPQGYYRRTADYFPTKNRQRTGCFSVPMVYATFLIDLRKEETLRLAFYPPHPNYTWAFDDIIVFAYSCQAAGVEVHVCNQQRFGYINVPVKAHQTLEDEHANFVHLTLEAMVDGPPMQRSRHVSFLPKPLTKMGFDEIFLINLVRRPDRRRRMLESLQELEIAPRVMDAVDGSTLNSSDIKVLGVDLLPGYYDPFSGRTLTKGEVGCFLSHYNIWKEIVSRRLEQSVVFEDDVRFEAAFPARLRQLMEELEGAQQDWDLIYLGRKQVNAEDEAPVEGVRNLVVAGYSYWTLAYAISHRGAQKLLAAEPLSKMLPVDEFLPIMYDKHPNEDYKRHFAPRDLLVFSAHPLLVYPTHYAGDSNWLSDTETSTIWDDDGKKTDWTGSQKTLRDSRGSAGHLRSTARDEL, encoded by the exons atgggcgccgcggggccgctctgcgccctgctcctgctgctgggcatcggcaccggcaccgggccCGGGCCGGTCGCCCCCCGGGTGGTGCTCGCCCTCCTGGCCCGTAACGCGCAGCACTCGCTGCCGCACTGCCTGGGAGCCCTGGAGCGCATGGACTATCCCGCGGGGAGCATCGCCCTGTG GTGTGCGACTGACCACAACTCGGACAACACCACAGCAATGCTGCGGGAGtggctgggggcagtggggaagGACTATCACTCAGTGGCCTGGAAGGTGCAGGAGGAGcccag ctcctaCCCCGATGAGCTCGGGCCCAAGCACTGGAGCGACAAACGCTATGAAAACCTGATGAGGCTGAAGCAGGAGGCTCTCACCTACGCCCGGGAGCAGCAGGCGGACTACATCCTG TTTGTGGACACTGACAGCATCCTGACCAACAACCAGACCCTCAAGTTTCTCATGGCGCAGAACAAGTCGGTTGTGGCCCCGATGCTGGACTCACAGACCTTCTACTCCAACTTCTGGTGTGGCATCACACCCCAG GGCTACTACCGCCGGACGGCTGACTACTTCCCCACCAAGAACCGGCAGCGGACGGGCTGCTTCTCCGTCCCCATGGTCTATGCCACCTTCCTGATCGACCTGCGGAAGGAAGAGACTTTGCGGTTGGCTTTCTACCCGCCCCATCCCAACTACACCTGGGCCTTCGATGATATCATTGTCTTTGCCTactcctgccaggcagctg GTGTGGAGGTCCATGTGTGCAACCAGCAGCGCTTTGGCTACATCAATGTCCCCGTGAAGGCCCACCAGACGCTGGAGGATGAACACGCCAACTTTGTGCATCTCACGCTGGAGGCCATGG TGGATGGCCCCCCCATGCAGCGCTCCAGGCACgtttccttcctccccaagCCACTCACAAAAATGGGCTTTGATGAA ATCTTCCTCATCAACCTGGTGCGGAGGCCGGACCGGCGCCGGCGGATGCTGGAGTCCTTGCAGGAGCTGGAGATTGCCCCGCGGGTGATGGATGCCGTGGATGGGAG CACCCTCAACAGCAGTGACATCAAGGTCTTGGGGGTGGACCTGCTCCCCGGGTACTATGACCCCTTCTCTGGCCGCACGCTCACTAAGGGTGAGGTCGGCTGCTTCCTCAGCCACTACAACATCTGGAAGGAG atCGTTTCTCGGAGGCTGGAGCAGTCAGTGGTCTTCGAGGATGATGTGCGCTTCGAGGCCGCCTTCCCGGCACGGCTGAGGCAGCtgatggaggagctggagggagcGCAGCAGGACTGGGACCTCAT CTACCTGGGGAGGAAGCAGGTGAACGCAGAGGATGAGGCACCTGTGGAGGGCGTGCGAAACCTGGTGGTGGCCGGGTACTCGTACTGGACGCTGGCCTACGCCATCTCCCACCGTGGGGCGCagaagctgctggctgctgagccCCTCTCCAAAATGCTGCCGGTGGACGAGTTCCTGCCCATCATGTATGACAAGCACCCCAA cGAGGATTACAAGCGGCACTTTGCCCCTCGGGACCTGCTGGTGTTTTCAGCTCACCCGCTCCTGGTTTATCCTACCCACTATGCTGGGGACAGCAACTGGCTGAGTGACACCGAGACCTCCACCATCTGGGATGACGATGGCAAGAAGACCGACTGGACTGGCTCACAGAAGACCCTGAGGGACTCACGGGGCAGCGCTGGCCACCTCCGCTCCACCGCCCgtgacgagctgtga